Proteins encoded together in one Carya illinoinensis cultivar Pawnee chromosome 3, C.illinoinensisPawnee_v1, whole genome shotgun sequence window:
- the LOC122304299 gene encoding myb-related protein 330-like: MGRSPCCAKEGLNKGAWTSQEDDILIEYIRIHGEGKWRNLPKNAGLKRCGKSCRLRWLNYLRPDIKRGNISPDEEELIVRLHKLLGNRWSLIAGRLPGRTDNEIKNYWNTNLGKKVQNQQISTTVSIPPKLSGHSDENNFPPPTVSTPPMLSAGYTDENNFNPPTINLMSSIDTSTLPSSPISKTCTNSHVIRTKAFRCSSKLIQTPQPNKCKENLETNVIGVGLVPMDGHEHHSINKPKELSGTFDELLSLVTSTTTGSGDHNNNQSSDLGMNFNVGDICLSDLLNSDFSNVCDFNYSDDNSNDLSPVSADQPPLMQYSDDHRDMLQDWKTSNCVQTMNYVAPNRQYSFSSLLNSGGEWFEE, from the exons ATGGGGAGAAGCCCTTGTTGTGCTAAGGAGGGCTTGAACAAGGGTGCTTGGACATCTCAAGAAGATGATATTCTCATAGAGTACATTAGAATCCATGGTGAAGGCAAATGGAGAAACCTTCCCAAAAATGCAG GTCTGAAAAGATGTGGGAAGAGCTGCAGGCTTCGATGGTTGAATTACCTGAGACCAGATATCAAGAGAGGTAACATATCACCGGATGAAGAAGAACTCATCGTTAGGCTCCACAAACTTTTGGGAAACAG ATGGTCTCTAATTGCTGGTAGGCTTCCGGGCCGAACAgacaatgaaataaaaaactaCTGGAACACCAACCTGggaaaaaaagttcaaaaccaGCAAATCAGTACTACCGTTTCGATTCCTCCAAAGCTTTCAGGGCATTCAGATGAAAACAATTTTCCGCCACCCACAGTTTCAACGCCTCCTATGCTTTCTGCAGGTTATACtgatgaaaacaattttaatcCACCAACGATCAACCTGATGTCCTCCATTGACACAAGTACCTTACCATCATCACCAATATCGAAAACCTGCACGAACTCCCATGTGATCCGGACCAAAGCATTCCGGTGCAGCTCTAAGCTTATTCAGACCCCACAGCCAAACAAGTGTAAAGAAAATTTGGAGACCAACGTGATCGGGGTAGGATTGGTCCCGATGGATGGTCATGAACATCATTCCATAAACAAGCCCAAGGAATTATCTGGTACATTTGATGAGTTATTATCACTTGTTACTAGTACTACTACAGGATCAGGAGATCATAATAATAATCAGTCGTCGGATTTGGGGATGAATTTCAACGTGGGGGATATTTGCTTATCGGATCTTCTCAACTCAGACTTCTCAAATGTTTGTGATTTCAATTATAGTGACGATAACAGTAATGATTTATCGCCAGTTTCTGCAGACCAGCCACCTCTAATGCAGTACTCTGATGATCATCGGGATATGCTGCAAGATTGGAAGACAAGCAATTGTGTTCAAACCATGAATTATGTGGCTCCAAATCGCCAGTACTCTTTCTCATCACTTCTTAATTCTGGTGGGGAATGGTTTGAAGAATAA